The genome window TTCCcttacacaaaataaacaaatttaacaTAATGTGGCATCTtgtttgtacagtacatacacacatacacgcttAAACACCTGGAAGAAGGCGTCAAAATGTGCATTAATTTCCTAATAAATCATCTTAAAACTGTACAGTTCAGAGTTATGTTCTACATTACAGACCCAGTGTGTAGGGAAAGGAAGAGGAATTATGTTGTTCAGCATGATCCATTTAATTTTTCCATTCTTGTGCAATATTTAGATAAACAGAACTGAGTTTAAGctgccaaaataaaatagttattTGGCTTCACACTTGTCACTACTAatagaaagtaaataaattaagGTTTACAATGAAACTTCACAACTGGTGGAACAATTGTTGATGGTACAAAGACTAAACCTGCAATGACACGTCTACATCAGGTTCTCAGGTCCTGCAAAGGTTGCAACTCAACATGAACTTTTACAAGATTGTGATGATGTGACTCTGAAACCgattttgtaataaataaaatgttataaaaccATGAAATGTGAATCTATATCTTATCACCCACACACTGGGTGCCTTTGAGATTCTTGAAAGAGCTACAAGCTCGAACCATTGCAGGAATAAATAATCCCACAATGCTGCAATGTGGTTTGCAGATTTCCAGTTTCTAAttaaagttattgttttttgaTCCAGCGCCTCTTTCTAGGTTTGTTCATGCCTTTTAGATCCTATACGTGAAGAAATTAAGTGTGTACTAATACCATCAGCTTGTGAGGAGACATAGTAACATAACAAGACTATCTATGGCTTCTAACAAATAAGACACAGTGGTCCGGCTTTTGTTTGTTCCTGCAAcacactaaaaaataaatatcttcaACTGTCAGAAACTGTGCAACACTTACAAGTTTAgcaccccccctccccccctccatGAGAGTCCTAACATGCAACCCCATAGGGACACGCTGCTGCTTCTATTTCAGGGCCTGCTGAGATTGACAAAAAGTAGGCCTGCCATGGCCAGCAGCATCGCAACAGTCATCTCCATAATTTTCTGCTGCCTCCACCTGCTAAGATTCTCCTTCTGCTTCTCCTGCATGCGCTGCTTCCTGGCTCTCATGTCCCTCTCCCTCCGCAGCTGCTCCCCGTAGTGAGCCTGATAAAAGGCGTCAAAATCAAACATGGTCTTCCCTCCAGATTGGGAGAACCGCCTGGTTTTGtgttgatgctgctgctgctgcagcggGGAGTCTGTGGATCTGCTGGTGGTCTCTTTGGAGGATGGTCTCCCTGCACTGTGAACGTCTGACTGGCTCAGAATACCACGGTCATACTTCCTTCTCAGGCTGATGTTGCCCAGCACTGTGTAGGCCTCGCTGATCTCAGAGAAGCGCTGGGTGGCCTCCTTGTTCCCAGGGTTCTTGTCTGGGTGGTAGATGAAGGACTGCTTATAGTAGGCCGTCTTTATCTGGGACTGTGTGGCAATGGGGGACACTTTGAGGATGTCGTAATAGGCCGTCCTGCTTCTGTAGAGCACAGGAACATCTTTTGAGCTGCTGTCACTCCTCCAGCTGTAGCTTCTACTAGTTGTAGATGCTTGCAGGGTATCAGGATGCAGTTTCAGACGCCTCAGTCTCATCCCATAACCTGGCCTCTCTGACCCCTGCCCTGCCAGAATGAAGATAACAGTGCAGAAAGCTCGGAGCTGCTGAGGGGACCTGAAGGTGTCAGGGCAGATGGAAACAGCTCCTCTGCTCCAGGATGTCATCCTGCCCGGCTGCAGCTTCTCCtggaggagaggctgcagccttGCTGAGAGGTACAGGGCTGTTTTATGAGCTTGTAAACTCTCTCTGGTTTGAACAAACCCGATAAAACGGGATGAATCCAGCTCCAAAGATGGGGCACAACGCAAAATCCCATTTTCCTGTTGACTTTCACTTGTTCTCACTCTGGAAAGTTTCCCTGATTTGCGTTGTGTTGTTCTGCTTTTTGACACTAGCTTAACTTCACATTGATCCCGGGCTGATTCCTGTTTTATCCGACCGTCACTGAAAGTGCAGTTTACCAGCAAAGATCCGGGACTTTCTCCGCTGCACACCGGTCGACCCTGGCTGTTTCTGAGGGCGGACAGCCGGTAAGCTCCGCTCCCCAGCCTCTGACCGACCTCTGCCATTTTACCGAGCGGAGCGGTGAGCGTGCCGGAAAACAGCTGCAGCATCCGGCTACGTCACACAACGAGGAACCAATACGAGTCAATGTTTACAGGAAGTACTCATCATACCTGACCAATCATTTTGCAGAAAAGGGGGAACTCAAGAGTTATATATTTCTTGGATAACATAGTGGTATGTAATAACAAACTTTAAAGATCGTTTTTATAGTAAAAGTACATTTATCGTTTAAACAACAATTGGTATCCCCTTTACTTCTAAAAATGAAAGAGttagattttaaaaattttataCGTTTTTGAGAATTAGGTTTAACTCAAGgacaccttcttcttcttctttttttagttGCACTTTCTCTTAATTTGATGTCATCCAGGCTTTCtaggaaagaaaaacatcttctcTTTGAAGGGAACGTTTTCACCTTTTGAAAATTATTTGCAACCTTACTTAAAATCTTAAACAGTTGGCTATAGCTATTTACTGTATAATATGCcctgtttgtattttatgagcatattttgttttatgtaatttggtaatttattgatgaatttatttttcttgtatGTATTTTATAGATTACTACTGCTGCTGAGTTTTATAAACAGATGCAGTGCctgtatgttgttttaaaaaatgttattggttgataaaaataaaatacaatctaaAAAGGAGTTTATGTAAGAACAATATGCTTTTTCAcattaatataatacattttaatgatgtaTTTAGGTCTCAAAGAATGTTGCAGTGAAAAATATCTACTTAGTGCACAGTAGGTGGCGATATACGCGTCTGTTTCCGCTGGGTTGCCTTTATTTAACTCGACGAAGAAGTGCTTCTTACGTCGCTTACGTGTGGCGTCATTGTTCTTCGCATGTGGACCGTCTGCTATCACAACATTTAGCTTGTTTATGAACTGATTTTACAAGTTAACTCTTCGTCCTCTCATACCGACACACATACAAGGACAACCATGACCTCCAGCTGTCGACGGCCTGAACACACAGCTCCTCCAGATGTGGTCAGTGACGCGGTTTATTGTAGTTTTCAGCTGCTAGGCTAACGGTAGTCCTGCCTGTTGCAGCAGGAGCATTTAGGGTCTTTAAAGGTCCTTCGACGCCCCTTAGATATAGTATATTAACAGGGAATTGAATATATGTTGACTAGAAGATATGCTAACTActtaattgtttctttttgaaTACTGGAATTAGCTCTAGTATGCTAGTCTGTGTCTCATGTATTGAAGTGGGAtgttaaagagtttcccctcggggatcaataaagtacttctgattctgatctaaTGATTAATACAttagaggcacaaactggggctacaGTGGAGTCAGCCGACAGCCAATGCCGTGAACTGTTTTATTGATGTGTTAATCTGATGTGATCTCATTCCCGCAGTTCTACAATGAAGACGAGGCAAAGAAATACTCTCAGAAGTGAGTCCGAGTGTCATTCGTGCATAATTTCCTGACTTGTCACTGTGATCGTAATACATCTATCTTAGCATATCTGTCAACAAatacgtttttttttctctaataacGAGCAGCTTAGGTCTTTGGGAatttaaataactaataaagacacacactgtAGTCTCGGCTACAAATAAATCACAATAGATGCTTCTTAGACAGAATAAGAATAATGAAGCATCATGGTTTCAGTCTCCTCCGAACACTTGAATCGTGATGATTTTACTGGGATATGGGACACTATTTCATTCACTGCTGAAAGTCCCACACTCACATAAAACTCATTTGGATGAAACATGAAATCAAAGCCCACAGAGTCATTAAATCACTAATTCAAATATATCACATCATCAACTCCAATTTCCAAGTTAAGGAGACAGTTGTCTGTGGTTGTAGTGTATAAATTGACTTTCCTCTTCAAAGTAATTTTTGCAAcaattttaaaattcagttttagGTTGAATTTACctttttagattaaaaaaaagtatgcaCAATTCCCTGTCTGGTTCTGCAGACTAGCTA of Siniperca chuatsi isolate FFG_IHB_CAS linkage group LG7, ASM2008510v1, whole genome shotgun sequence contains these proteins:
- the dnajc30b gene encoding dnaJ (Hsp40) homolog, subfamily C, member 30b, which gives rise to MLQLFSGTLTAPLGKMAEVGQRLGSGAYRLSALRNSQGRPVCSGESPGSLLVNCTFSDGRIKQESARDQCEVKLVSKSRTTQRKSGKLSRVRTSESQQENGILRCAPSLELDSSRFIGFVQTRESLQAHKTALYLSARLQPLLQEKLQPGRMTSWSRGAVSICPDTFRSPQQLRAFCTVIFILAGQGSERPGYGMRLRRLKLHPDTLQASTTSRSYSWRSDSSSKDVPVLYRSRTAYYDILKVSPIATQSQIKTAYYKQSFIYHPDKNPGNKEATQRFSEISEAYTVLGNISLRRKYDRGILSQSDVHSAGRPSSKETTSRSTDSPLQQQQHQHKTRRFSQSGGKTMFDFDAFYQAHYGEQLRRERDMRARKQRMQEKQKENLSRWRQQKIMEMTVAMLLAMAGLLFVNLSRP